Genomic DNA from Prunus persica cultivar Lovell chromosome G1, Prunus_persica_NCBIv2, whole genome shotgun sequence:
GTATTTCCAGAGGGTATTTGAACAACTGGGTCTTGGTAAATTACAGGTTTTGGGCGAGACGCATTTGAGAAACTACTATCGCTGTAAAATTGAATCCAACATAACACaagaagcaaaaaataaacactAATTAAGAACTTGTTGATCAtcacaaacaacaacaacaacaacagtaATTTAAGCAACCAATTTACTGAAAACAGAAAGGACTAAAGACTGAGCATAAATTACCAATCAGGCGTACCTTGATACTGAATCTGGGGATGGCAAATCAATAGATTTGGGCTGAGACTGAGCGGGCAGAGTCTGTGGCTGAAGCTGAAGCTGAGGCTGAGGCGGTCTCCGATACCCAGCCGGCGCGCCGTGATCCGATCGCTCGTCGTCCGACACAACACGATTCAAGTACTCGGTGGCCGAACTCAGCGGCGCAGCGGAGGCCACGATAGTAGTCGGCATCGGAGGCGGCGGAGAAAGCACCACGAAGCTACCCTCATCTTGCTTCtgcccaccaccaccaacagtCATCTGAGCAAACTGCTCCTCAATCCCCATCTTCTGATCCTGCACTCTAatcccaccaccacctccgcCGCCGTCTTCCACGTGGACCCGAATCGGCGGCAGGTTCGCAAGAGAAGGCGACGATGACGTGGACCCAAAAGATGACGAGTTTTCGAGCATCGGGGAATCGGGCACAGAGTGAACGTCCtgcccaccaccaccaccctgTTTGGCATTCTTGCAATTCGCAGGAATCGTAGCCTCGGCGTCTCTCGAAGCCGAGTCCAAATTATTGGGAGCGCCACCGGAAATCCCATCGTCGTCGAGACCGAGCAAGCAATTCACGGAGGCGGAATCGGAGAAGCCCCGATTGAGCATACCAGACGCGCCATTCAGCGCGTTCAAGAACCAGTCCTCGGACTTGGTGGCCGGCATATCGAGAATGGGTCCCATCGATTGCGTCGATTCGGGCTTCAGGGGAAAGAGGAAGAGGCGGAGGCGGGAGGGCTTGGAGGAAGAGTTGCTGTTGTTGGTGGCCGTACGGTCGTACTCGTCGATCATGTTGTCGAGGTCTTCGTCGGTGGTGACGGAGATTAAGGAATCGAGGTCTTCGCTGGGGAGCTGGTACTTGAGGGTGAAGGGGCGGCCGTTGAGAAGGGTCTTGGAGAGGCGGTTGGAGAGGTCGGAGAGGGAGGTGTGGCGGTCGACGACGACGATTCGGGTGTCGCCGCCGACGTAGCACAACGACTTGTCGTGCGGGCGGGGGACGATGTGGCCGCCGTAGCTGCACATGAGGCGGAGCCTGGTGGTAGGGGGGAGAGGCTCGTCCCATGAGTCGGTGTTGCGGGACCTAGGAGAGGAGTCGACGGAGTCGGCGTAG
This window encodes:
- the LOC18793474 gene encoding putative uncharacterized protein DDB_G0268364, which gives rise to MEPPPAAPSLQPHHPNYADSVDSSPRSRNTDSWDEPLPPTTRLRLMCSYGGHIVPRPHDKSLCYVGGDTRIVVVDRHTSLSDLSNRLSKTLLNGRPFTLKYQLPSEDLDSLISVTTDEDLDNMIDEYDRTATNNSNSSSKPSRLRLFLFPLKPESTQSMGPILDMPATKSEDWFLNALNGASGMLNRGFSDSASVNCLLGLDDDGISGGAPNNLDSASRDAEATIPANCKNAKQGGGGGQDVHSVPDSPMLENSSSFGSTSSSPSLANLPPIRVHVEDGGGGGGGIRVQDQKMGIEEQFAQMTVGGGGQKQDEGSFVVLSPPPPMPTTIVASAAPLSSATEYLNRVVSDDERSDHGAPAGYRRPPQPQLQLQPQTLPAQSQPKSIDLPSPDSVSSDSSFSNASRPKPVIYQDPVVQIPSGNTRFPANLVDPKLNMADPNTRVQMQQQLHDSGYVLQAQFDHQQQQQQQQQHQQAHQQHQQAQQQQQFIHAGTHYIQHHPGSVPIPAYYPVYPSQQQQHHQHHHHPQLDQQQQQQYQVYYMPARQAQPYTNLPVQQSNINEAATSIPSSRSQTPPNSAMVSPSASFNQIRNAQIAKPDMAGGVYRTATAAAPSVVQVPPQHQQQYVGYTTQIHQSAVPSSGGAANYAYEYAEPSHAQIYYTQPLAPAIPSQYQTMTAAAAMVLPEGSAQLPTDNIKQQR